A single region of the Candidatus Hydrogenedentota bacterium genome encodes:
- the trpA gene encoding tryptophan synthase subunit alpha, with product MKNNRIEKRFQELAQRHEPAFIPYITAGDPTLDATEELVAELERAGSDVIELGVPFSDPVADGVVNQEAAQRALAHGTSLRKIIARVKKMRARTQVPLVLFTYVNPVLAYGLEAFANDAADAGVDGVLCVDLPPEEAEGYKRLLDARGIATIFLIAPTSSPERIALIARQSSGFIYYVSRTGVTGERADIETSVSEMVAAIKRHASLPVAVGFGISTPEQSAEVAGYADGVIVGSAIVRLIGRLGDVPDMPSKVGAFAKTLADAAKSGK from the coding sequence ATGAAGAATAATCGCATTGAAAAACGTTTTCAGGAACTGGCCCAGCGGCATGAACCGGCCTTTATTCCGTACATTACCGCGGGCGATCCGACGCTCGACGCCACGGAAGAACTCGTCGCTGAACTTGAACGCGCGGGATCGGATGTCATCGAACTCGGCGTGCCGTTTTCGGATCCTGTGGCCGACGGCGTCGTGAACCAGGAAGCGGCGCAGCGCGCCCTTGCCCATGGAACAAGCCTGCGCAAGATCATCGCGCGCGTGAAGAAGATGCGCGCTCGGACACAGGTTCCGCTGGTTTTGTTCACCTATGTGAACCCGGTGTTGGCATACGGCCTCGAGGCCTTTGCGAACGACGCAGCGGACGCGGGCGTGGACGGCGTGCTGTGCGTGGACCTGCCTCCGGAAGAAGCAGAGGGGTACAAGCGGCTGCTCGATGCGCGCGGCATCGCCACGATCTTTCTGATTGCGCCGACGAGTTCGCCGGAACGTATCGCGCTCATCGCACGGCAATCGAGCGGATTCATCTACTACGTATCACGAACCGGCGTGACCGGCGAACGCGCGGATATCGAAACGTCGGTGTCCGAAATGGTCGCCGCAATCAAGCGTCACGCATCGCTGCCCGTCGCGGTCGGCTTCGGCATTTCGACGCCGGAGCAATCCGCCGAGGTGGCCGGATACGCCGACGGCGTGATCGTGGGCAGCGCGATTGTCCGCCTGATCGGCCGGCTGGGCGATGTTCCCGACATGCCGTCGAAAGTCGGCGCGTTCGCGAAAACATTGGCCGATGCCGCCAAGTCCGGGAAATAG
- the trpD gene encoding anthranilate phosphoribosyltransferase: protein MLQECIASVVRRKHLTREQAANAMRAIMSGETAPALIGGFLVALAMKGETVDEITGFAEVMRAMATRVPTTRRPLVDTCGTGGDHSGSFNISTAAAFVAAGAGVAVAKHGNRSATSRCGSADVLEALGANIEAEPETVGRCIDEAGIGFLFARKLHGAMRHVAPVRSDLKIRTVFNILGPLTNPAGACGQIMGVFDASLVEPLAQVLAQLGSRHAFVCAGSDGLDELTLSGPSRVAEAHDGTIRCYEVDPRAFGLARAGRNAILGGDAETNAAILKRVLRGERGPRRDIVLLNAAPAIIAGKMAEKWDDGIAVAAASIDSGAAWTALQHMIRLSHGS from the coding sequence ATGCTCCAGGAATGTATCGCTTCCGTCGTCCGGCGGAAGCATTTGACGCGGGAACAGGCCGCGAACGCCATGCGCGCGATCATGTCGGGCGAAACGGCGCCCGCGCTGATCGGCGGATTTCTCGTCGCGCTGGCCATGAAGGGCGAGACGGTAGACGAAATCACCGGATTCGCGGAAGTCATGCGCGCGATGGCGACGCGGGTGCCCACAACGCGACGTCCGCTGGTGGACACGTGCGGAACGGGCGGCGACCATTCCGGCTCGTTCAACATTTCGACGGCTGCGGCCTTCGTGGCGGCGGGGGCGGGCGTGGCGGTGGCGAAACACGGTAATCGCAGCGCAACGAGCCGGTGCGGCAGCGCGGACGTGCTCGAGGCGCTTGGCGCGAACATCGAGGCGGAACCCGAAACGGTAGGGCGCTGCATAGACGAGGCGGGGATTGGATTCCTGTTCGCGCGGAAATTGCACGGCGCAATGCGGCACGTCGCGCCGGTTCGGTCGGATCTCAAGATCCGGACCGTGTTCAACATCCTTGGCCCCTTGACGAATCCGGCGGGCGCGTGCGGGCAAATCATGGGCGTGTTCGACGCGTCGCTGGTCGAGCCGCTGGCGCAGGTGCTGGCGCAATTGGGATCGCGGCATGCCTTCGTGTGCGCCGGGTCCGACGGGTTGGACGAATTGACGCTTTCGGGGCCGTCCCGCGTAGCCGAAGCGCATGACGGCACGATTCGCTGCTACGAAGTGGACCCCCGCGCGTTTGGGCTGGCCCGTGCCGGGCGCAACGCAATCCTCGGCGGCGATGCCGAAACCAACGCCGCGATTCTGAAGCGCGTCCTGCGGGGGGAACGCGGCCCGCGCCGGGATATTGTGTTGTTGAATGCCGCGCCGGCGATCATCGCGGGTAAAATGGCGGAAAAGTGGGATGACGGAATCGCGGTGGCGGCGGCCTCGATAGACTCCGGCGCCGCATGGACCGCGCTGCAACACATGATTCGGTTGAGCCATGGTTCTTGA
- a CDS encoding uroporphyrinogen decarboxylase family protein, with protein MDISPSVYEHAARFIGRTPWEVSRDGELLFEAHAEAYRYYRQTPIMPGIDIYNLEPEAYGAVVERPIGENIPAIGRHIFDSTRALLALPPLHPGRDGRIPMQIAAARRLRETFPEADIRVPVSGPFSIASNLVGFDALLYEAAVEPDAVAGALLHLVDGQAAFADAIKEAGVDVAFFESAACPPMLSPELFRRVELPALKEVMCRIARIVGHPVPCIIGGNTEPIVEIMLETGTGYLVCPFETNQPKFLAKVRNRTDVRIRVNGDLRVIAAGPWDCIQADADRLLSLVQGRPNVCLGTGALPYETNPENVRKLIDYVTAA; from the coding sequence GTGGATATTTCGCCAAGCGTTTACGAGCATGCGGCGCGTTTCATCGGGCGCACGCCGTGGGAGGTGTCGCGCGATGGCGAGTTGCTCTTCGAGGCCCACGCGGAGGCGTACCGCTATTACCGGCAGACGCCGATCATGCCGGGCATCGACATTTACAATCTCGAACCCGAAGCCTACGGTGCAGTAGTCGAGCGGCCCATCGGCGAGAACATCCCGGCCATCGGTAGGCACATCTTCGACTCGACGCGCGCGCTGCTCGCGCTGCCGCCGCTTCATCCCGGACGCGACGGGCGCATCCCGATGCAGATCGCCGCGGCGCGCCGGTTGCGCGAGACTTTTCCCGAAGCCGATATCCGCGTTCCGGTCAGCGGTCCGTTTTCGATTGCCAGCAACCTTGTAGGATTCGACGCGCTGCTGTACGAAGCGGCTGTCGAACCGGATGCCGTCGCCGGGGCGCTGCTGCACCTTGTTGACGGCCAAGCGGCGTTTGCGGATGCCATCAAGGAGGCCGGCGTGGACGTCGCGTTCTTCGAGTCCGCCGCCTGCCCGCCGATGCTGTCGCCCGAACTGTTCCGGCGCGTCGAACTGCCCGCGCTCAAGGAAGTCATGTGCCGGATCGCGCGTATCGTGGGCCATCCCGTCCCCTGCATCATCGGGGGCAATACCGAACCCATCGTCGAAATCATGCTTGAAACCGGAACGGGTTATCTGGTGTGTCCATTCGAGACGAATCAGCCGAAGTTTCTCGCGAAAGTCCGGAACCGGACCGATGTTCGCATCCGTGTCAACGGCGATCTGCGCGTCATCGCGGCGGGACCGTGGGATTGCATCCAAGCCGATGCGGATCGCCTATTGAGCCTCGTGCAGGGCCGCCCAAACGTCTGTCTCGGCACCGGGGCGCTGCCCTATGAAACCAATCCCGAGAACGTCCGTAAATTGATCGACTATGTGACCGCAGCGTGA
- a CDS encoding DUF1559 domain-containing protein has protein sequence MKRKGFTLIELLVVIAIIGILAAILLPALARARESARRSSCQNNLKQMGVIFKMYANENPAQKFPPIGGYPSWDGPPGADPDTNCNGHYDYPAVGPSGKAIYPEYLTDINVLNCPSSGRQVKVKALGDDEIAEEPGCERYRGEIAQTDISYFYLGFVIDKCSPKGLTPTEDPMVVSLTIQDKNLFVTEQLVSLHAKVSLNPQGWEPGRVESDSDAKGPLVYPGSGNGGANALHEGGDVIYRLREGIERFMITDINNPASTARAQSAIIIMADLISNTGSDTLFNHIPGGANVLYLDGHVEFQRYTMLGDAPANGVVANLIGLLARP, from the coding sequence ATGAAACGGAAGGGCTTCACACTCATCGAACTGCTGGTCGTCATCGCCATCATAGGCATCCTGGCGGCGATTCTGCTGCCCGCGCTGGCGCGCGCGCGCGAGTCGGCCCGGCGTTCGTCTTGCCAGAACAACCTCAAACAGATGGGGGTGATCTTCAAGATGTACGCCAACGAAAATCCCGCACAGAAATTCCCGCCCATCGGCGGCTATCCGAGTTGGGACGGCCCTCCGGGCGCAGATCCCGACACCAATTGCAACGGACATTACGACTATCCGGCGGTCGGCCCGTCGGGCAAGGCGATTTATCCGGAATACCTGACGGACATCAACGTCCTCAATTGTCCCTCCAGCGGCCGCCAGGTGAAGGTCAAGGCCTTGGGCGACGACGAGATCGCGGAAGAGCCCGGCTGCGAAAGATACCGGGGCGAAATCGCCCAGACCGACATCAGCTATTTTTATCTGGGTTTCGTGATTGACAAATGCAGCCCGAAGGGGTTGACGCCTACCGAAGATCCCATGGTCGTCTCGTTGACCATTCAGGACAAGAACCTGTTTGTAACCGAGCAATTGGTGTCCTTGCATGCCAAGGTTTCCCTTAATCCGCAGGGATGGGAGCCGGGGCGCGTGGAAAGCGATTCAGACGCCAAGGGGCCGTTGGTCTATCCGGGTTCGGGCAACGGCGGCGCCAATGCGCTCCACGAGGGAGGCGATGTCATCTACCGTCTGCGCGAAGGCATCGAGCGGTTCATGATTACCGACATCAACAATCCGGCCTCGACCGCGCGTGCGCAGAGCGCCATCATCATCATGGCGGACCTGATTTCGAACACGGGAAGCGACACGCTGTTCAACCATATTCCCGGCGGCGCGAACGTGCTTTATCTCGACGGGCACGTCGAATTTCAGCGCTATACCATGCTGGGCGATGCGCCGGCGAACGGCGTCGTGGCCAATCTGATCGGATTGCTCGCGCGGCCATAA
- a CDS encoding TIM barrel protein: MNSFFAFKNSMESGGPASVEEQVKILKDIGFDGFDNRDLDDLETTLQALDRHKLKLFTIYFTVKIDPDETPFNPRLAEMLPLLKGRGTVLWCNTHSKRFKPSDPAGDEFAVPIFRKIADMAAPFGVCVAPYPHINLWVESPEDTARLADKVDRPNFGTSFNLFHWNALGERKRPIEEVARLLAPRMLVMSINGDIGPHNIGPLQEEKIDTYFNVLKAFRNAGYKGPVGLQCYLIPGDPRVHLSQSFAVWRTLRDRFTKE; this comes from the coding sequence ATGAATTCATTTTTCGCGTTCAAGAACAGCATGGAATCGGGCGGGCCGGCTTCCGTCGAAGAGCAGGTGAAAATCCTGAAGGACATCGGATTCGACGGATTCGACAACCGCGATCTGGACGATCTCGAGACCACGCTTCAGGCGCTGGATCGGCACAAACTGAAACTGTTCACGATCTATTTCACGGTGAAGATCGATCCGGATGAAACGCCGTTCAATCCGCGGCTTGCCGAGATGTTGCCGTTGCTCAAGGGGCGTGGAACCGTGCTGTGGTGCAACACGCACAGCAAACGCTTCAAACCATCCGATCCCGCAGGCGACGAATTCGCCGTGCCGATTTTCCGCAAGATCGCGGACATGGCCGCGCCGTTTGGCGTGTGCGTCGCGCCGTATCCGCACATCAATTTGTGGGTCGAATCGCCTGAAGATACCGCGCGGCTGGCGGACAAGGTAGACCGGCCCAATTTCGGCACCTCGTTCAACCTGTTTCACTGGAACGCCCTCGGCGAACGCAAGCGGCCCATCGAAGAAGTCGCGCGGCTACTGGCTCCGCGCATGCTCGTCATGTCGATCAACGGCGATATCGGGCCGCACAACATCGGGCCGCTCCAAGAAGAGAAGATCGACACGTACTTCAACGTTTTGAAGGCGTTTCGCAACGCTGGCTACAAAGGCCCTGTCGGGTTGCAGTGTTATTTGATTCCAGGCGATCCGCGCGTGCATCTCAGCCAGTCTTTCGCGGTGTGGCGCACACTGAGAGACCGGTTCACAAAGGAATAG
- a CDS encoding radical SAM protein, with product MIEILRKAYRLVRYGNRMARLLRLANMAEIRWQRRRLLTHPPFLCLDPGPVCNLRCLSCPTGDGTSLLAKEFLEPDTFERIVKNIRLDRLVHVNLYRLGEPLLNRHLAEYIRFFADRGIFTSISVNFSAKDYDDDYLAALCRSGLDEMVVSVDGTTQETYEKYRIGGHLERVLGNLRRMAAVKRSMGLYKPHVVYKMLLNRFNQHQVDEARKLAASVDAEFYQPHFFWTPQGDEDTWTADEFRARYGDTPQTYLETDSRHRYVDTECRQLWNTLQVNANGDVFPCCFYVDPSVAVGNLLYDSAESIWNGDRMRCLRGYVVDREAPPPPFPNRCAGCSHRFCTYWNKERP from the coding sequence ATGATAGAGATTCTTCGCAAGGCATACCGGCTCGTTCGCTACGGGAATCGGATGGCGCGGCTGTTGCGCTTGGCGAACATGGCCGAAATCCGATGGCAGCGGCGGCGTCTGCTGACGCATCCGCCCTTTCTGTGTCTGGATCCGGGGCCCGTCTGCAACCTCCGGTGCCTGAGTTGCCCGACGGGCGACGGAACCTCGCTGCTTGCCAAGGAATTCCTCGAACCGGACACGTTCGAGCGCATCGTGAAGAACATCCGGCTCGATCGGCTGGTTCACGTAAACCTTTACCGGCTCGGCGAGCCGTTGTTGAACAGGCATCTGGCGGAATACATCCGTTTCTTTGCGGACCGCGGCATCTTTACATCCATCAGCGTCAATTTTTCCGCGAAGGACTACGACGACGATTACCTTGCGGCGCTGTGCCGGTCGGGACTGGACGAAATGGTGGTCAGCGTGGACGGCACGACGCAGGAAACCTACGAGAAATACCGGATCGGCGGCCATCTTGAACGCGTGTTGGGGAATCTGCGGCGGATGGCGGCCGTAAAACGTTCCATGGGCTTGTACAAACCCCACGTGGTCTACAAAATGCTCCTGAACCGTTTCAACCAGCACCAAGTGGACGAAGCCCGGAAACTCGCCGCATCGGTGGACGCGGAATTCTACCAGCCGCATTTTTTCTGGACGCCGCAGGGAGACGAGGACACATGGACGGCGGACGAGTTTCGCGCGCGCTACGGCGACACGCCGCAGACCTATCTCGAAACCGACAGCCGGCACCGGTACGTGGACACCGAATGCCGCCAGCTTTGGAACACGTTGCAGGTCAACGCGAACGGCGACGTTTTCCCGTGCTGCTTTTATGTGGACCCGTCCGTGGCGGTGGGCAATCTGCTGTACGATTCCGCGGAATCCATCTGGAACGGCGATCGCATGCGTTGCCTGCGCGGTTATGTGGTGGACCGGGAGGCGCCGCCGCCCCCGTTTCCCAACCGTTGTGCGGGGTGTTCGCACCGGTTCTGCACCTACTGGAATAAAGAACGTCCGTGA
- a CDS encoding phosphoribosylanthranilate isomerase — MRIKICGITNYDDAMTACDAGADALGFVFAPEARARNRYIAPDAALRIVEKMPPFVDAVAVCVNEPPERWAEYLSFLDYVQLCGQEPPEDCAGFPGRLIKVFHVFGTFDPGDVRAYPDAAILLDAGAPNAHGGTGTTCDWDVARRVVELGRPVILAGGLTPENVAEAIRTVRPYAVDTSGGVECAPGKKDHERIREFIRQARLPLS, encoded by the coding sequence ATGCGGATTAAAATTTGCGGAATTACGAACTACGACGACGCGATGACGGCATGTGACGCCGGCGCGGACGCGCTGGGTTTCGTGTTCGCGCCCGAGGCGCGCGCGCGAAACCGTTACATCGCACCCGACGCCGCCCTGCGCATCGTCGAAAAGATGCCGCCCTTCGTTGACGCCGTCGCCGTATGTGTGAACGAACCGCCGGAACGGTGGGCCGAGTACCTGTCGTTTCTCGACTATGTGCAACTGTGCGGCCAGGAACCGCCGGAAGACTGTGCCGGATTTCCCGGACGCCTGATCAAGGTGTTTCACGTGTTCGGGACCTTCGATCCGGGCGATGTGCGGGCGTATCCGGACGCCGCGATCCTTCTCGACGCCGGCGCACCGAACGCGCACGGCGGCACGGGGACGACGTGCGACTGGGATGTGGCGCGGCGTGTGGTTGAACTGGGCCGCCCGGTGATTCTGGCCGGCGGATTGACGCCCGAAAACGTGGCCGAAGCCATACGAACCGTCCGCCCCTATGCGGTGGACACATCGGGCGGCGTCGAGTGCGCCCCTGGAAAGAAAGATCATGAGCGAATCCGTGAATTCATCCGACAAGCCCGATTACCGCTATCCTGA
- the trpB gene encoding tryptophan synthase subunit beta: MSESVNSSDKPDYRYPDARGRYGAYGGKYVPETLMCALDELERAYADAQADPAFQAALRDYQATYIGRPTPLYFAKRFTDHLGGAKVYFKREDLAHTGAHKINNALGQALLAQRMGKRRLIAETGAGQHGVATATAAALLGLECDIYMGTEDIERQKLNVFRMRLLGSRVIPVSSGSKTLKDAINEALRDWVTNVGHTHYVLGTVHGPHPFPLICRDFQSVIGREARRQLFDAEKRLPDLLIACVGGGSNSIGLFFDFLGEPSVKMIGVEAGGRGIAGGEHAARFAGGREGMLQGAYSFVLQDDDGQILGTHSVSAGLDYASVGPEHAHFFKSGRVEYVYATDDEALEAFQLSSRLEGIIPALESAHAIAHAAKVVPKMPKDAIVIVNMSGRGDKDVQQAARFILPGEVF, encoded by the coding sequence ATGAGCGAATCCGTGAATTCATCCGACAAGCCCGATTACCGCTATCCTGACGCGCGTGGACGCTACGGCGCGTACGGCGGCAAATACGTGCCGGAAACGCTGATGTGCGCGCTCGACGAACTCGAACGCGCCTACGCGGACGCCCAGGCCGACCCGGCCTTCCAGGCCGCGTTGCGCGATTATCAGGCCACATATATCGGACGCCCGACGCCGCTGTATTTCGCGAAGCGCTTTACTGACCATCTGGGGGGCGCGAAGGTGTATTTCAAGCGCGAAGATCTCGCGCACACCGGCGCGCACAAAATCAACAACGCGCTGGGCCAGGCGTTGCTCGCCCAACGGATGGGCAAGCGACGCCTAATCGCGGAAACCGGCGCGGGGCAACACGGCGTCGCGACGGCCACCGCCGCCGCGCTGCTCGGCCTCGAATGCGACATCTACATGGGCACGGAAGACATCGAACGGCAGAAATTGAACGTCTTCCGCATGCGCCTGCTCGGTTCGCGTGTGATCCCCGTTTCCTCCGGCAGCAAGACGCTCAAGGACGCGATCAACGAGGCGCTGCGCGACTGGGTGACGAATGTCGGCCACACCCATTATGTGCTCGGCACGGTGCATGGGCCGCACCCGTTCCCGCTGATCTGCCGCGATTTTCAGAGCGTCATCGGGCGCGAGGCGCGCCGACAGTTGTTCGACGCCGAAAAGCGCCTGCCGGACCTGCTTATCGCGTGCGTCGGCGGCGGCAGCAATTCGATCGGCCTGTTCTTCGATTTCCTCGGCGAACCGTCGGTCAAAATGATCGGCGTCGAGGCGGGCGGGCGCGGCATCGCGGGCGGCGAACATGCCGCGCGGTTCGCGGGTGGACGCGAAGGCATGCTGCAGGGCGCGTACAGTTTTGTCCTGCAGGACGACGACGGGCAGATCCTCGGCACGCACAGCGTCTCGGCGGGTCTCGACTATGCCAGCGTGGGGCCGGAACATGCCCACTTTTTCAAGAGTGGACGCGTCGAATACGTGTACGCGACGGATGACGAGGCATTGGAGGCCTTTCAACTTTCAAGCCGCCTCGAGGGAATTATCCCGGCGCTCGAAAGCGCCCACGCGATCGCGCATGCGGCGAAGGTCGTGCCCAAAATGCCCAAGGACGCCATCGTCATCGTAAACATGTCCGGACGTGGCGACAAGGACGTGCAGCAGGCCGCCCGGTTCATTCTGCCCGGCGAGGTATTTTGA
- the trpC gene encoding indole-3-glycerol phosphate synthase TrpC has product MVLDAICANKRAEVERAKTEASLSRLVEAMSSIEPPRGFHAALRCPGMSLIAEIKRKSPSKGVMAAGANPVELAGLYERFGARAISVLTDTQYFDGSLEDLSNVRRNVKIPCLRKDFVLDEYQVYEARAHGADAILLIVRILSDAQLKDYLALAHELGMDALVETHDEAEMDRAVAAGAHIIGINNRDLDTLAIDLETTLRLKRVAPAGLALVSESGIHTRDHVRMLEDAGVDAILVGEALMTSPDIAAKIRELLGNDAD; this is encoded by the coding sequence ATGGTTCTTGACGCGATTTGTGCAAACAAACGCGCGGAAGTCGAACGCGCAAAAACGGAAGCGTCCCTGTCCCGGCTGGTGGAGGCGATGTCTTCTATCGAACCGCCACGCGGGTTCCATGCGGCTTTGCGCTGTCCGGGAATGAGTCTGATAGCCGAAATCAAGCGAAAATCACCCTCGAAGGGCGTCATGGCGGCGGGCGCGAATCCGGTCGAACTCGCGGGTTTATATGAACGATTCGGCGCGCGCGCGATATCCGTTCTGACGGACACGCAGTATTTCGACGGTTCATTGGAGGACTTGTCGAATGTCCGGCGGAACGTGAAAATCCCGTGTCTTCGCAAAGACTTCGTCCTGGATGAATACCAGGTTTACGAGGCGCGGGCGCATGGCGCGGACGCGATACTGCTGATCGTACGCATCCTGTCGGACGCGCAACTGAAGGATTATCTGGCGCTCGCGCATGAACTGGGCATGGACGCGCTGGTCGAAACGCACGACGAAGCCGAAATGGACCGCGCCGTCGCCGCCGGTGCGCATATTATCGGGATCAACAACCGCGACCTCGACACGCTGGCCATTGACTTGGAAACCACGCTGCGGCTCAAGCGGGTGGCGCCGGCTGGGCTGGCGCTGGTAAGTGAAAGCGGCATCCACACGCGCGATCACGTGCGGATGTTGGAAGATGCCGGCGTGGACGCGATACTGGTCGGCGAGGCATTGATGACGAGTCCGGACATTGCCGCGAAGATACGGGAGTTGCTGGGCAACGATGCGGATTAA